The proteins below are encoded in one region of Knoellia sp. S7-12:
- the mrdA gene encoding penicillin-binding protein 2 yields the protein MTNVGIRPRDGSAHQGRFLAAGAVVTLLFVVLFGRLGQVQLTEHADYAAAAASLNTREIIVPAVRGRILDRTGKPLADNTSATVVTLERRIVAESDDGARAVLTQVAAVLERPVDELLARTHLCGEADAPPAPTCWAGSPQVPIPVASGVDPQRALSLVERPDLYPGVAVEAVPVRRYPAPLGVNAAHLLGYLGRATDKEVAAPDGVITADDLVGRAGLEQQYDTVLRGTPGRTTVSVDPRGLVTGVVAQTDPVPGRDLVTSIDASVQAATEKSLVREMTAARQRGQPADSGGAVVLDITTGQVVASASAPTYDPNVWTGGISAKEYAALTAPTAGTPLLSRATGAAMPPASTLKALSVPAAVAAGNPLTGIYQCGSSYRIGNRSFQNFESRAYGPITFHRALEVSCDTVFYDVAYRSWLALGGLRGADAKDPFITTVRDFGLGKRTGIDLPGESAGRIPDRAWKRAVWDETKDETCTRAKSGYPEVAKDDPARAAYLLSLAKENCASGAQFRAGDAANFVIGQGDVATTPLQMGVAYAAIAGGGVVRTPRVGVKTVDPVSGVAQTIPAGPTHSVTLAKDVASYVQSGLRAVVVSGTGARAFAGMPTDWPVSGKTGTAEVFGKRDTAWFLSYAPTTKPRYAVSVAVSQGGHGGETAAPIARSIHEALRLLPR from the coding sequence GTGACGAACGTCGGGATCCGGCCTCGCGACGGGTCCGCGCACCAGGGCCGATTCCTTGCTGCCGGGGCGGTCGTCACATTGCTCTTCGTCGTCCTCTTCGGCCGCCTCGGGCAGGTGCAGCTCACCGAACACGCCGACTACGCCGCTGCGGCTGCCTCGCTCAACACTCGCGAGATCATCGTGCCTGCCGTGCGTGGGCGCATCCTCGATCGGACGGGAAAACCGTTGGCGGACAACACCTCTGCCACGGTCGTGACGCTTGAACGCCGGATCGTTGCCGAGAGCGATGATGGTGCTCGGGCAGTGCTGACGCAGGTGGCCGCCGTGCTCGAACGCCCGGTGGACGAGCTGCTGGCCAGGACCCACCTGTGTGGTGAGGCAGACGCCCCGCCGGCACCGACCTGCTGGGCCGGCTCGCCGCAGGTGCCGATCCCAGTGGCGAGTGGAGTCGACCCGCAGCGGGCGCTCAGCCTCGTCGAGCGACCGGACCTCTATCCGGGGGTGGCCGTGGAAGCGGTGCCGGTGCGTCGCTACCCCGCGCCGCTCGGCGTCAACGCCGCCCACCTCCTCGGCTACCTCGGCCGCGCCACCGACAAGGAGGTCGCGGCGCCGGACGGTGTGATCACGGCCGACGACCTCGTGGGGCGTGCAGGACTGGAGCAGCAGTACGACACAGTGCTGCGCGGCACTCCCGGCCGCACGACCGTGTCGGTCGACCCTCGGGGCCTCGTCACCGGCGTCGTGGCGCAGACCGACCCTGTGCCCGGGCGGGACCTGGTGACGAGCATCGACGCCTCCGTCCAGGCGGCCACCGAGAAGTCACTGGTCCGCGAGATGACGGCGGCGCGCCAACGCGGCCAGCCGGCCGACTCTGGTGGCGCCGTCGTCCTCGACATCACGACGGGGCAGGTGGTGGCCTCGGCGAGCGCTCCCACCTATGACCCCAACGTGTGGACCGGTGGCATTTCGGCAAAGGAGTACGCCGCGCTCACCGCACCGACGGCTGGGACGCCGCTGCTCTCACGTGCCACCGGGGCGGCGATGCCACCGGCGTCGACGCTCAAGGCGCTGAGCGTGCCGGCCGCCGTGGCTGCCGGCAACCCGCTGACGGGCATCTATCAGTGCGGTTCGAGCTATCGGATCGGCAACCGGTCATTCCAGAACTTCGAGTCGCGTGCCTACGGTCCGATCACGTTCCACCGAGCACTCGAGGTCTCGTGCGACACCGTCTTCTATGACGTCGCCTACCGGTCGTGGCTCGCGCTCGGTGGGCTCAGGGGGGCTGATGCCAAGGACCCCTTCATCACGACGGTCCGTGACTTCGGGCTCGGCAAGCGCACGGGCATCGACCTGCCGGGGGAGAGCGCCGGCCGCATTCCTGACCGGGCGTGGAAGCGCGCTGTCTGGGACGAAACCAAGGACGAGACGTGCACGCGGGCCAAGTCCGGCTATCCGGAGGTCGCCAAGGACGACCCGGCGCGGGCGGCATACCTCCTGTCCCTGGCCAAGGAGAACTGTGCGAGCGGTGCCCAGTTCCGGGCCGGTGACGCAGCGAACTTCGTGATCGGTCAGGGAGATGTCGCGACGACGCCACTGCAGATGGGAGTCGCGTATGCCGCGATCGCCGGTGGGGGTGTCGTGCGCACCCCGCGCGTCGGGGTGAAGACCGTTGATCCGGTTTCCGGTGTGGCACAGACGATTCCGGCCGGTCCCACGCACTCCGTCACCCTTGCGAAGGACGTTGCGTCGTACGTCCAGAGCGGACTGCGAGCGGTGGTCGTGAGTGGGACGGGAGCGCGGGCCTTCGCTGGAATGCCGACGGACTGGCCCGTCTCCGGCAAGACCGGGACTGCCGAGGTCTTCGGGAAGAGGGACACAGCGTGGTTCCTGTCCTATGCGCCGACGACCAAGCCCCGGTATGCCGTGTCAGTGGCCGTGAGCCAGGGCGGTCACGGCGGCGAGACCGCCGCGCCGATCGCCCGCTCCATCCATGAGGCACTGCGCCTGCTGCCGCGGTGA
- a CDS encoding 3-hydroxyacyl-CoA dehydrogenase NAD-binding domain-containing protein has protein sequence MGKRARTLDLGPAMDGADLVVEAVTERLDVKAAVLREISSTNQAVPIASNTSTYQPSELQALITVPERLLVAHFFNPADVVPLVEVVPGPLTSPGLVQDMVTLMQALGKRPVVLSQECPGFVANRLQAALLREAFALVERGIVGVEELDAIVRDSLGPRWAVAGPFRTADLGGLDVFEMLCTQLFPDLDGRRTAPDGLRGLVAEGRLGAKVNAGLFTYGPGEAEEMTSRISAAFVATEASSLPEAPRA, from the coding sequence ATGGGTAAACGAGCGCGCACGCTGGACCTCGGCCCAGCAATGGATGGAGCCGACCTGGTCGTCGAGGCAGTGACCGAACGGCTGGACGTCAAGGCCGCCGTTCTCCGGGAGATCTCGAGCACTAACCAAGCTGTACCGATCGCATCAAATACCTCGACCTATCAGCCCAGTGAGCTGCAGGCGCTGATCACCGTGCCCGAGCGCCTCTTGGTCGCCCACTTCTTCAACCCAGCCGACGTGGTCCCGTTGGTGGAAGTGGTGCCGGGCCCCCTCACCTCGCCTGGACTCGTCCAAGACATGGTCACGCTCATGCAGGCGCTCGGCAAGCGCCCCGTGGTCCTCAGTCAGGAATGCCCTGGGTTCGTCGCGAACCGACTGCAGGCTGCTTTGCTGCGAGAGGCGTTCGCTCTGGTGGAACGAGGCATTGTCGGCGTCGAGGAATTGGACGCGATCGTGAGAGACAGCCTGGGACCTCGCTGGGCCGTTGCAGGCCCCTTCCGCACCGCTGACCTCGGCGGCCTCGACGTCTTCGAGATGCTGTGCACTCAACTCTTCCCTGACCTTGACGGCCGAAGGACGGCTCCGGACGGGCTCAGAGGCCTTGTCGCCGAGGGCCGTCTGGGTGCGAAGGTCAATGCGGGCCTTTTCACCTACGGGCCAGGCGAAGCAGAGGAGATGACGTCTCGGATTTCTGCGGCCTTTGTTGCCACCGAAGCCAGCTCGCTACCCGAAGCACCCCGGGCTTAG
- a CDS encoding IS110 family transposase, with the protein MERVVIGVDPHKLSATIEVVNDHERRLGSGRFTTDRAGYTAMRTYAKAWPDRVWAVEGANGVGRPLAQRLLESGEHVVDVPAKLAARVRLFDTGHNRKTDAHDAHSIAMVAVRTSGLRVLQVDGELEALRLLVDRREALTRRRVQSVDRLQALLAELLPGQAKKDITTGQAKRMLASVRPRDVAGKTRRRIAAEELAELVAVEAKMKKATAELKAIIQARGSHLTDIPGIGPVVAARVLADVGDIARFADRNRFASWTGTAPLDASSGENNRHRLSRAGNRRVNHMIHIAAITQLRLDTDGRTYYRRKRAEGKKPLEALRCLKRRISDVIYRQLVADASPAQATGKEAGPGGQRGASHTSSATGSHPHTGTSDQPLPGPAPRTLRATAALRKTEPTKHLEPAG; encoded by the coding sequence ATGGAACGTGTTGTCATCGGGGTCGATCCCCACAAGCTGTCGGCGACGATCGAGGTCGTTAACGATCATGAACGGCGTCTCGGTTCGGGCCGGTTCACCACCGACCGGGCCGGCTACACCGCGATGCGAACCTACGCCAAGGCGTGGCCGGACCGGGTGTGGGCGGTCGAGGGCGCCAACGGTGTCGGACGCCCCCTGGCGCAGCGGCTCCTGGAATCAGGGGAGCATGTCGTGGACGTCCCGGCCAAGCTCGCCGCCCGGGTCCGGCTCTTCGACACCGGCCACAACCGCAAGACCGATGCCCACGACGCACACTCGATCGCGATGGTCGCGGTGCGCACTTCGGGCCTTCGGGTGCTGCAGGTCGACGGTGAGCTGGAGGCGCTCAGGTTGCTCGTGGACCGCCGTGAGGCGTTGACCCGGCGACGGGTCCAGAGCGTCGATCGGCTCCAAGCCCTGCTCGCGGAATTGCTTCCCGGGCAGGCGAAGAAGGACATCACCACCGGTCAGGCCAAGCGCATGCTCGCCTCAGTTCGCCCGCGTGACGTCGCCGGCAAGACCCGCCGCCGGATAGCAGCAGAGGAGCTCGCCGAACTGGTCGCGGTCGAGGCCAAGATGAAGAAGGCCACCGCCGAGCTGAAGGCGATCATCCAGGCCCGCGGCTCACACCTGACGGACATCCCCGGCATCGGACCTGTGGTCGCCGCCCGTGTCCTGGCTGACGTCGGCGACATCGCCCGGTTCGCTGACCGCAACCGGTTCGCGTCCTGGACCGGCACCGCACCGCTGGACGCCTCCTCCGGGGAGAACAACCGGCACCGTCTCTCCCGAGCGGGTAACCGCCGGGTCAACCACATGATCCACATCGCCGCGATCACCCAGCTCCGGCTCGACACCGACGGGCGGACCTACTACCGGCGCAAGCGCGCCGAGGGCAAGAAACCCCTCGAGGCACTGCGCTGCCTCAAGCGAAGGATCTCCGACGTCATCTATCGACAGCTGGTCGCCGATGCCTCACCCGCCCAAGCCACGGGCAAAGAGGCGGGCCCGGGAGGGCAACGCGGGGCGTCTCATACATCCAGCGCGACCGGCTCGCACCCGCACACCGGCACTTCGGATCAGCCACTTCCCGGACCCGCACCAAGGACGCTACGCGCGACAGCCGCGCTGCGAAAGACCGAGCCCACTAAGCACCTAGAACCGGCCGGTTGA
- a CDS encoding 3-hydroxyacyl-CoA dehydrogenase NAD-binding domain-containing protein: protein MALTGRPIKDLDIVIVGAGLMGSRIGRLFARGGAAVTFVDADVTLASCAVEGLRNSLGY, encoded by the coding sequence GTGGCTCTGACCGGCAGACCCATCAAGGACCTCGACATCGTGATCGTCGGTGCTGGCCTCATGGGTAGCAGGATCGGTCGGCTGTTCGCCCGTGGCGGGGCTGCAGTGACCTTCGTGGACGCGGACGTCACCCTTGCCTCATGCGCCGTGGAAGGTCTGCGCAACAGTCTGGGCTACTAG
- a CDS encoding tannase/feruloyl esterase family alpha/beta hydrolase, protein MGGTVPQTYCEVEAAISPIDATAPDIRLRLALPTTWNGNAFMFGGGGYDGTIPNVAGNVLFGPTDQPTPLQRGYATFGSDSGHQADPAFVPTTTLDGTFGANDEAVRNFAGDALKKTHDAAAYLVTVHYGREPAHKYFAGGSTGGREALAVAQRWPRDFDGVIAVYPAWNAASLNLYFGHIAKVMSQPGAFLEPNEQTLLHTSVMRACDARDGLSDNIISNEPGCEFDPRTLRCPLGADAGSACLSDAQITAVRAVSSPLHWKYHLKSGERGYPGFPFLSGAKMSTPLLGFGSAAPANPMPKTSGYGVQFWDQWVRYFVTRDPSHDPLAVDPLNPRKWKHRVSELSGLQDVNDADLRPFARAGGKLLILHGAADELVSHRSTAEYYERVRDVVGPRQTADFARFYVVPGANHVNRGAQFAASWDSLTALETWSQNRKAPVSPVVKDASLTGAGRTRPLCQYPAWPRYSGTGSPNDAASFTCVTSR, encoded by the coding sequence TTGGGGGGAACCGTGCCGCAGACCTACTGCGAGGTGGAGGCGGCCATATCGCCGATCGACGCCACCGCACCTGACATCAGGCTCCGCCTGGCGCTGCCGACGACGTGGAACGGGAATGCCTTCATGTTCGGAGGCGGCGGCTACGACGGCACCATCCCCAACGTGGCCGGGAACGTTCTCTTCGGACCGACCGATCAACCGACCCCGTTGCAACGCGGATATGCCACGTTCGGCAGCGACTCGGGACATCAGGCGGACCCGGCGTTCGTCCCTACCACCACCCTCGACGGCACGTTCGGTGCCAACGACGAAGCGGTGCGCAACTTCGCGGGTGACGCCCTGAAGAAGACCCACGATGCCGCTGCCTACCTGGTCACGGTGCACTACGGACGGGAGCCGGCGCACAAGTACTTCGCCGGCGGCTCCACCGGCGGACGCGAGGCCCTCGCCGTCGCGCAGCGATGGCCGCGGGACTTTGACGGAGTCATCGCTGTCTATCCTGCATGGAACGCTGCGAGCCTGAACCTGTACTTCGGTCACATCGCCAAGGTGATGTCCCAGCCCGGCGCGTTTCTGGAGCCCAACGAGCAGACCCTCCTTCACACCAGCGTCATGCGTGCGTGCGACGCGCGCGATGGTCTGAGCGACAACATCATCTCCAACGAGCCCGGTTGTGAATTCGACCCGCGGACGCTGCGATGCCCCCTCGGTGCCGACGCTGGTTCGGCCTGTCTCTCGGATGCCCAGATCACCGCTGTGCGAGCGGTCTCGTCGCCCCTGCACTGGAAGTACCACCTGAAGAGCGGCGAACGAGGATATCCGGGCTTCCCCTTCCTGTCCGGAGCCAAGATGTCCACACCGCTGCTCGGGTTCGGATCGGCCGCGCCAGCCAACCCCATGCCAAAGACAAGCGGCTACGGGGTTCAGTTCTGGGACCAGTGGGTTCGCTACTTCGTCACCCGGGATCCGTCCCACGATCCGCTCGCCGTCGACCCGCTGAACCCACGCAAGTGGAAGCATCGGGTCAGTGAGCTGAGCGGTCTGCAGGATGTCAACGACGCCGACCTCAGGCCATTCGCGCGCGCTGGCGGAAAGCTGCTGATCCTCCACGGCGCAGCCGACGAGCTGGTCAGCCACCGCTCCACCGCGGAGTACTACGAGCGTGTCCGCGACGTCGTCGGGCCGCGACAGACCGCGGACTTCGCTCGGTTCTATGTGGTCCCCGGAGCCAACCATGTCAACCGCGGCGCGCAGTTCGCCGCCAGCTGGGACTCGCTGACGGCACTCGAGACGTGGTCGCAGAACCGCAAGGCTCCCGTCAGTCCTGTGGTCAAGGACGCCAGCCTCACCGGTGCCGGGCGAACCAGACCGCTGTGTCAGTATCCGGCGTGGCCGCGATACAGCGGCACCGGAAGTCCCAATGACGCCGCGAGCTTCACCTGCGTGACCTCGCGGTGA
- a CDS encoding GAF domain-containing protein, which produces MEGVALTSEYLALLLNDAAREELEAVASPAHDQRVPAADLAELREQQSLALLLHERLARHRFNESALQLLNDSANDLATLRDLEQILQAIVERARRLASCDLAYISLSDESRGDSYIKAAVGNVSEALLELRLPAGTGLGGLVSRSGEPSTTGHYLADDALVHTSDIDATVELEGIRSLVGVPLKLENEIIGVLMAAHRNERTFAEQEVNMLEMLGAHAAVAIDNARLLQQIQNHSDMFERAAEIHERLTRVVLKGGGLEEVVAATADSLRGPVVLLDENGKVAARAGYGDMPDEKHLAMGWRDAKACGATVWIDALCLVPMLTEAGFLGVLAHPFGGDVIETDLRILERAALVASLVEVTRRRLSEAEARVRGAVLEDLLDSETADVEDLVERARLLGVDITATNVVLVARVEHEPRERLYAAAAALARRSSGLVATKGQDVVVVLPDGPQVVSNVVRDFRGATGAPVTIGHAITMNAGMVRPAYREASRCVQALLRLGRIGDITEAAELGFVGLLLGNEPDTAGFTRSILGPLIDYDRKRRTQLVNTLEAYCASGFSNILTAEALHLHPNTVLQRFDRIARLLGEDWRQPERLLECQVALRVLRVGSQ; this is translated from the coding sequence ATGGAAGGGGTCGCATTGACTTCGGAGTATCTGGCTCTCTTGCTGAACGACGCGGCACGGGAGGAACTGGAGGCCGTCGCCAGCCCAGCGCATGACCAACGCGTGCCAGCAGCTGACCTGGCTGAACTCCGGGAACAGCAGAGCCTTGCCCTCCTCTTGCACGAGCGGTTGGCCCGACATCGTTTCAATGAGTCAGCTCTGCAGTTGCTCAACGACTCCGCCAACGACCTGGCCACCCTGCGCGATCTCGAACAGATTCTGCAGGCCATCGTTGAGCGCGCTCGGCGCCTCGCGTCCTGCGACCTGGCATACATCAGCCTGAGTGACGAGAGTCGCGGGGACAGCTACATCAAGGCGGCGGTGGGCAACGTGTCCGAGGCGCTCCTCGAGCTTCGCCTTCCGGCGGGAACCGGTCTGGGTGGGCTGGTGTCACGTAGCGGCGAGCCGTCCACTACTGGCCACTATCTGGCCGACGACGCACTCGTGCACACCTCGGACATCGATGCGACGGTCGAGCTCGAGGGCATCCGTTCGCTGGTCGGTGTGCCACTGAAGCTAGAGAACGAGATCATCGGTGTGCTCATGGCGGCTCATCGCAACGAACGGACGTTCGCGGAGCAAGAAGTCAACATGCTCGAAATGCTGGGAGCGCACGCAGCCGTAGCGATTGACAACGCCCGCCTGCTCCAGCAGATCCAGAACCACAGCGACATGTTCGAACGAGCCGCTGAGATCCATGAGCGACTGACCCGGGTGGTCCTGAAGGGAGGAGGACTTGAGGAAGTGGTCGCTGCGACCGCCGACAGCCTTCGTGGTCCGGTCGTCCTGCTGGACGAGAACGGAAAGGTCGCGGCGAGAGCCGGTTACGGTGACATGCCTGACGAGAAACATCTCGCCATGGGTTGGCGCGACGCCAAGGCGTGCGGCGCCACGGTGTGGATCGACGCCCTGTGCCTTGTCCCGATGCTCACGGAAGCGGGCTTTCTTGGCGTCCTGGCACACCCTTTCGGCGGGGATGTCATCGAGACCGATCTGCGCATACTTGAACGTGCAGCCCTGGTTGCCTCGCTGGTCGAAGTGACTCGGCGCCGTTTGTCTGAGGCCGAGGCGCGTGTGCGGGGAGCGGTCTTGGAGGATCTCCTGGACTCAGAGACGGCAGATGTGGAGGACCTCGTCGAACGCGCGAGGCTCCTCGGTGTGGACATCACTGCCACGAACGTTGTGTTGGTGGCACGTGTGGAGCATGAACCGCGCGAGCGACTCTATGCCGCAGCCGCCGCGCTTGCCCGCCGAAGTTCGGGGCTCGTCGCGACCAAGGGGCAGGACGTCGTGGTCGTGCTGCCCGACGGACCCCAGGTTGTGTCGAACGTCGTACGTGACTTCAGGGGCGCTACTGGCGCCCCCGTGACGATCGGTCACGCGATCACCATGAACGCGGGCATGGTCAGGCCCGCCTATCGGGAGGCCTCACGCTGCGTCCAGGCATTGCTGAGGCTTGGGCGCATCGGAGACATCACCGAGGCGGCCGAGCTGGGATTCGTCGGGCTGCTTCTGGGAAACGAGCCGGACACTGCTGGTTTCACGAGGTCGATCCTCGGGCCCCTGATCGACTACGACCGCAAACGAAGGACTCAGCTGGTCAACACGCTGGAGGCCTACTGCGCATCCGGGTTCTCCAACATCCTGACTGCCGAAGCGCTTCACCTGCACCCCAACACGGTCCTGCAACGGTTCGACCGCATCGCTCGACTCCTGGGCGAAGACTGGCGTCAACCGGAGCGGCTCCTGGAGTGTCAGGTGGCATTGCGTGTCCTGCGGGTGGGATCTCAGTAG
- a CDS encoding type II toxin-antitoxin system VapB family antitoxin yields the protein MTRTNIEIDDDLVAEVIRKYALSSKREAVDLALRKAAGSSITPDFAWSLKGIGWEGDLNEMRGAEAQDEPRTETSHR from the coding sequence ATGACGCGAACGAACATTGAGATCGATGACGACCTGGTCGCTGAGGTGATCCGCAAGTACGCCTTGTCCTCGAAGCGAGAAGCCGTTGACCTTGCCCTGCGCAAGGCCGCCGGGTCGTCGATCACCCCCGACTTTGCCTGGAGCCTCAAAGGCATCGGCTGGGAGGGGGACCTCAACGAGATGAGGGGTGCGGAAGCTCAGGACGAGCCGCGAACTGAGACCTCGCATCGGTGA
- a CDS encoding PIN domain nuclease, translating to MNELFDTSVWIEFLRGTESTASRYVGSRLVSDPSTIAITEPVTMELLAGPTNELALVKIAQLVDSLALVRIVPALDFPAAAALHRAARQNGRTVRKLNDCLIAAVAIRTDSVLVHRDADFDVVASISDLRTRSFIEP from the coding sequence GTGAACGAACTCTTCGACACCTCTGTGTGGATCGAGTTCCTGCGAGGGACCGAATCGACTGCCTCCCGTTACGTCGGGTCACGACTCGTCTCCGATCCCTCGACGATTGCGATCACGGAGCCAGTGACCATGGAACTCCTGGCCGGCCCCACCAATGAACTGGCCCTCGTCAAGATCGCTCAACTCGTCGACAGTCTCGCTCTCGTCCGGATCGTCCCTGCTCTTGACTTCCCTGCCGCGGCGGCGCTTCATCGGGCGGCTCGTCAGAACGGCCGAACCGTCAGAAAACTCAACGACTGCCTGATCGCCGCGGTGGCGATCCGGACCGATTCGGTCCTCGTCCATCGCGATGCGGACTTCGATGTCGTGGCGTCCATCTCAGATCTGCGGACCCGGTCGTTCATCGAGCCGTAG
- the lpdA gene encoding dihydrolipoyl dehydrogenase, with the protein MADFDVVVLGAGPGGYVAAIRASQLGLRAAVVESKYWGGVCLNVGCIPSKALIKNAELAHTLQHDKAKFGIEGDATMSYGPTHKRSRQVSSGIVKGVHFLMKKNKIEEIDGWGTLTSSTSMDVALNSGEKRTVTFDKLIIAAGAVTRMLPGVQVSQNVVTYEEQILDENLPGSMVIAGSGAIGVEFAYVMKNFGVDVTIVEFLERMVPTEDADVSKELLKHYKKLGVKVLLSTKVEGVEDTGSGVKVTVSPAAGGDSQVLEADRFLSAIGFAPRTEGYGLEAAGVKLTDRGAIEIDDFCRTNVDNVYAIGDCTAKVMLAHVAEAQGIVAAETIAGAETMPIEYDFIPRATYCHPQIGSFGYSEAQAKEKGYDVKTATFPFSANGKAMGLGDAVGFVKIVADAKHNEILGAHMIGPDVTELLPVLNLAQKWDLTADEVARNVFAHPTLSEAVKESVHGIAGHMINL; encoded by the coding sequence ATGGCTGATTTTGATGTTGTCGTCCTCGGTGCCGGTCCCGGCGGATACGTCGCGGCGATCCGCGCCTCGCAGCTGGGCCTCAGGGCCGCTGTCGTGGAGTCCAAGTACTGGGGTGGCGTCTGCCTCAACGTCGGGTGCATCCCGTCCAAGGCGCTGATCAAGAACGCCGAGCTGGCGCACACCCTCCAGCACGACAAGGCAAAGTTCGGCATCGAGGGAGACGCGACGATGTCCTACGGCCCGACGCACAAGCGTTCGCGTCAGGTGTCCTCCGGCATCGTCAAGGGTGTCCACTTCCTCATGAAGAAGAACAAGATCGAGGAGATCGACGGCTGGGGCACGCTCACCAGCTCGACCTCGATGGATGTCGCGCTCAACTCGGGGGAGAAGCGCACCGTCACCTTCGACAAGCTGATCATCGCTGCTGGCGCCGTGACTCGCATGCTGCCCGGTGTGCAGGTGTCGCAGAACGTCGTCACCTATGAGGAGCAGATCCTCGACGAGAACCTGCCCGGGTCGATGGTCATCGCCGGCTCGGGTGCCATCGGTGTCGAGTTCGCCTACGTCATGAAGAACTTCGGCGTCGACGTCACGATCGTCGAGTTCCTGGAACGCATGGTGCCGACCGAGGACGCGGACGTGTCCAAGGAGCTGCTCAAGCACTACAAGAAGCTCGGGGTCAAGGTCCTGCTGTCAACCAAGGTCGAGGGGGTCGAGGACACGGGCTCCGGCGTCAAGGTCACGGTGTCGCCCGCCGCTGGCGGAGACTCCCAGGTCCTGGAGGCAGACAGGTTCCTCTCGGCGATCGGCTTCGCTCCGCGCACCGAGGGCTACGGGCTCGAGGCAGCCGGCGTCAAGCTCACCGACCGTGGCGCCATCGAGATCGACGACTTCTGCCGGACCAACGTCGACAACGTCTATGCCATTGGCGACTGCACCGCCAAGGTGATGCTCGCGCACGTGGCCGAAGCCCAGGGCATCGTCGCCGCCGAGACGATCGCGGGCGCTGAGACCATGCCGATCGAGTACGACTTCATCCCGCGAGCGACCTACTGCCACCCGCAGATCGGCTCGTTCGGCTACTCCGAGGCGCAGGCCAAGGAAAAGGGCTACGACGTCAAGACGGCGACGTTCCCGTTCAGCGCCAACGGCAAGGCGATGGGTCTCGGCGACGCTGTCGGCTTCGTCAAGATCGTGGCTGACGCCAAGCACAACGAGATCCTCGGCGCCCACATGATCGGCCCCGACGTCACCGAGCTGCTCCCGGTGCTCAACCTCGCGCAGAAGTGGGACCTCACCGCTGACGAGGTCGCCCGCAACGTCTTCGCGCACCCGACCCTGTCCGAGGCCGTCAAGGAGTCGGTCCACGGCATCGCCGGCCACATGATCAACCTCTAG
- a CDS encoding IS481 family transposase, producing MSHANAALTVRHRLKVAQLVVDQGVPISEVAARFQCSWPTVKRWADRYAAGEPMSDRSSRPHVMPAKTCVSTTKRIVSLRLRKRLGPVQLAAHVGVAPSTVHRVLTRCHLNRLAHVDRATGEPVRRYEHEHPGDMLHVDVKKFGNIPDGGGWRFVGRAQGMKNRTATPGKPKSKNHNPKMGHAFVHTVIDDHSRVAYAEIHDNETAATATAVLRRAVAWYVARGITIRRVLSDNGSPYVSHLWRDVCAELGIKHSRTRPRRPQTNGKVERFHRTMADGWGYARCYTSETERRQALPAWLHEYNHHRPHTACGNKPPNTRLINLSGQYI from the coding sequence ATGTCCCACGCTAACGCTGCCCTGACGGTTCGTCACCGTCTTAAGGTTGCCCAACTTGTCGTCGATCAGGGCGTGCCGATCAGTGAGGTCGCGGCACGATTCCAATGTTCGTGGCCGACGGTGAAGCGGTGGGCTGACAGGTATGCCGCCGGTGAGCCGATGAGCGACCGCTCGAGCCGCCCGCACGTGATGCCGGCCAAGACCTGCGTGTCGACGACGAAGCGGATCGTGTCGTTGCGGCTGCGCAAGCGCCTGGGTCCGGTCCAGCTCGCTGCACACGTGGGTGTTGCACCCTCGACAGTGCACCGGGTGCTCACCAGGTGTCACCTGAACCGGTTGGCGCACGTCGATCGCGCCACCGGTGAGCCGGTGCGCCGCTACGAGCATGAGCATCCCGGGGACATGCTGCACGTGGACGTCAAGAAGTTCGGGAACATCCCCGACGGTGGCGGGTGGCGCTTCGTGGGCCGAGCTCAGGGCATGAAGAACCGGACAGCCACCCCGGGCAAACCGAAGAGCAAGAACCACAACCCGAAGATGGGCCACGCATTCGTGCACACCGTCATCGATGACCATTCCCGAGTCGCCTACGCCGAGATCCACGACAACGAGACCGCCGCCACCGCCACCGCCGTCCTGCGCCGAGCCGTCGCCTGGTACGTCGCCCGCGGCATCACCATCCGCAGAGTCCTGTCCGACAACGGGTCCCCGTACGTGTCACACCTGTGGCGGGACGTCTGCGCAGAGCTCGGCATCAAACACTCACGCACCCGGCCCCGCCGCCCACAGACCAACGGCAAGGTCGAACGCTTCCACCGCACCATGGCCGACGGATGGGGATACGCCCGCTGCTACACCTCAGAGACCGAACGACGCCAAGCTCTGCCAGCATGGCTCCACGAGTACAACCACCACCGACCCCACACCGCCTGCGGGAACAAGCCACCCAACACCCGCTTGATCAACCTGTCAGGTCAGTACATCTAG